Genomic segment of Mycobacterium botniense:
CACATCGAGATATGCCGGAGCGATGGCAAGCGGGTCGATCGCACCGGTGCCGGGGTCGCGCGCGTAGGCCATTGCCGCGGTCGCCGAGGCGAACAACGGTGCATTCGCCGAGGCGAGTGCCGCCCCGCGGGCCAGCGCCGTCTCGGGCTCCTCGGGCGCGTTCACCGCGAGAGACGTCGCCGCCTGCAGCGCGGGCTTGATCGCGGCGACATCGACGCCGTCGGAGCCCACCACAAACACACCCTGCGGATGTGTCGGCAGCGCGTCAGCGCTGGCAACCATCGCCGTCAGCAGCGCCACTGCCTCGGTGTCGTCCTCGGGCAGGGCCTCGCGGCGCACATCGGTGACCGAACCGTCGGATGTGTCGACGACCGCCAGCGTCGCGGTGTCCGGTTCGACGAACAGCAAACCGGTGTGTTGGTAACCCGTTGCGCTGCCCACAGTCTGGGCCAGCGCCACCGCCGCCAGAAACGTCGAGACCAGCATGACGTTTTCGACCTTGTGAGCGGCCAGCACATCGCGCAGCACCACGGCGTCGGCGGGATCGGTCCACGTGACCCCGGTCGATCTCACCCGGTAACCGCTCTGGGCCGCCGCCTCCAGCGTGCCCAGGATCGCCGAGACCACCTGTTGGGGCCCGCTCGGGGTTGCCGAGTCGTCGACCGGGGTGACCTCGAAGTTGTCTTCGTCGACGGTGACGCCATCGGCGTCCTCCCCCTCGACCAGCACCATGCGAACTGCCGTGGGTGCCATTGACACACCGAGTACGGTGTCCACCGCCCCTCCCCAATGATTTGCCGGCTGGCCGCGCTCTGCAGGAGCAGCCTACCGCCGGGTTCGGCTGGCACAAACCCAGCAGCAGGGGCCGCATCGCGGCGTCCCGGCCGGGTGCAGCAACCCAGGTCAGGGGAGCATGCTGCTGAGCAATACCGCCACGATATCGGTGAGGTTGGCGGATAGCTCACCGCCGGTGACCGACAGCGGCAGACCCAGCGCAGTGGTCGCATCTTCGGCCAGGCTGACCAGGTTGAGCGTCGAGTCGGGCGATAACAGAGCGGGCAGCGCCGAGGACACCGGTCCGATGCTGCCGAGCACCGCCACCAGGTCATGGGCCAGGTCCATGGTATAGGTGGGCACGGCCGGACCGGTCACCGCGGGAGTGGTGAAGCCCAGGTTCAGGGTGCTCGGCACAACCGACTCAAGGGTGTTCAGCGGGATACTGATCTGCTGGCTGCCGAGACTGCCCAGCGCCGACTCGAGAGTGCTCACGGGGATGCTGATCTCCTGGCTGCCCGCGCTGCCCAGCAGCTGTTCGAGGGTGCTGACCGACAGGCTGATGTTCTCGCTGCCCGAGCTGCCCAGCAGCTGCTCGAGGGTGCTGGTGGACACGCTGAGGTTCTGGCTGCCCACACCGCCCAGCAGACTCTCCAGCGAGCTGACCGAGACGCTGAGATTCTGGTTTCCGGCGCTGCCAAGCGCCGACTCGAGATCGTTGACGACCGTGCTGTCCGAAATGGACGGGAGGTTAATGCTCCTGTTGGAAAGACCCGCGTCACTGACCAACTGGGCGAGCGAGATGCTGATGCATCCGACAAAGTGGAAACAGCCGACGTTGACCGTGGGGTTACCCAGGTCGCTGACGATGGTGGAGACGGCTATGGGGGGCACGCTGATGCTGCCACCCGAGCCGGCGATGCTGTTGAGGATCTGGTCGGGGGTGATCGGCACGGTGATGGTGCCGCTGGGGGCGGCGTCGGAGAGAAGTTGGTCGAGGCTGATCGGGATGGTGACGCTGCCGCTCGGGGTAGCGTTGGCAAGCAGGTCGTTGAGGCTGAACGGCAGCGTGAGTGTGCCGCTGGGTACCGCCGTGTTAAGCAGTTGGTCAACGCTGACCGACAGGGTGAGCACACCACTCGGGGCGAGATCGTTCAGCAGCTGATCAGGGGTGATCGGCAGGGTGAACGCGCCGCTGGGGGCCAGCGCGTTGAGCAGTGTGTCGACGTTGACAGTCAGGTCGATCGAGCCGGGGTTGAGCAGGGTCAACGAACCGGTCGTCAGATTGGCTCCCCCGGCCGCCGACATCTCGTCGGCCAGGGTCTGCTGCAGCGCCAAAAGCCCGTCGATGCCCCCGGTTGCCAGCGGGTTGGTGGTGCTGTCGGGGTTGGTCAGCAGCCCGAATTGGGGAGAGAGCACGTCGCTGAACGGCTCGACGCCGGTGAGCGGGTAGCCGTTGACCAAGTCGTTCAGCAGTGTGGTGGGGGCCAGGACGAGGTTTTCCAGCACCGCCTGGGAGCTGCCGGAGTTGATCGCGGCGTCGATGTTGTTGGCGATCCCGACCAGCCCGGTGAACGCGGCGTTGGGCCCGTACAGCGGCGCGAGCGCCAGCAGCGCGCCCTCGGTCAGCACTGAGATCGGGTTCATCACCGGGTTGGTCAGATGAAGCTGCAGCAGGCCCTCGATCACTGCTCGCAGGCCCAGTTCCGCGTCGGGCGCTGTCACAGCGGCGACCGTGTTTGCCGCGACATGCTCTAACCCGCTGAGGTTGCCCATCGTGTTCGCGATCAGCTCGGTGGGCCCGATCACCGGATAGGTTCCTGCGCTGACACCGCTGAACAACCCGGCCAGCGGATCACCGACTGTGCCCAGATTCAGCAAACCGGCACTCGTTGTCAGCTGTACTGCTCGTTGCTGCAGCTCAACGGGTACCGCGGGGGCCCATGGGCTCACGGCGATCAGGCCAGCCGCGGCGATGGCCACACCGGCGGTGATGCGGACGTGACGTACTGCCTGCACCGCCCACTCCTTCCAGCCGACCACGCTATTAGACCTGAGGATAACGTAGACCTGAGGATAACTCTCACACTTGCTGAGCACGAGCTGAATAACCATGAATTTTTCCCTGAGCGGGCGCCCGGCCGACGCATCCGCGCACTCATGATCAAAAATCACACAAGTATCACCAGTCACACCAAGATCTTTAGTCACTCAAAGCACAAAAATATGCGCATTTAACAAACACACCATTAGGCACTATAACTACATAAGTAACAAAAGAATCATATGCCACTCTAAATAACAGCAGCTACTCGAAATTCAGAACACCCAAGCATCTCGCTACCTAAAATCAGCCCCAGGTGTTGACAATTTTCACCACAGTTTGTTAGACGTGTTAAATGGCACAAATCAACACAACACTCAGCGTGGAGACTTTGTGTAAGGCATTTGTGAAAGCCGCGATCATCGCCGTCGTCATCTCGGTGTTCATCGATCCCGCCACCGGCACGGCATACGCGGACAGTATCGACTGGGACGCTGTCGCCCAGTGCGAGTCCGGCGGCAACTGGTCCGCCAACACCGGCAATGGCCGTTACGGCGGCTTGCAATTCAAGCAGTCGACCTGGGAAGCCAACGGCGGTGTGGGCTCACCGGCGGACGCATCGCGCGAACAGCAGATCGCAGTGGCCGAGCGTGTCCTGGCCACCCAGGGCCCGGAAGCCTGGCCGAAGTGCGGTCCCGATAAAAGGCTGTTCCCCACCGAAGTGGTCACGGTGTTGCGCTCCGGGCACCCGGTGCACACGACGCTCAAAAAGCTGTGGTCAAAAGCGATCCCGCACTGAGCAGTTGCCACCGATGGCCCTCGTCGGCAATGCGAGGTCCGGATACCCCGCAAACCTCGTGAGAATCAATAACCTCGTTCGTCACAATCGTCTCGTCCGTCGCTCCACAGGGGGCGGCTGCCGTCGATAATTCCCTAGCGCATGCGCTACTGAGTTGCCGATAACGTTTCGGTATTTCCGTGCCGCACCGGCCATGACACCGGCCGTGACCGGCCATGACACCGGCCGGGATACGGCGAGGGCGGGCACTGACGGCCGAGATCAGAGGCGTCATCGGGTTTCAGCGGTCGGTCACGGCCGGGCCAGACATGGCCGATGCGACCATGAGGGTCTCACATCACCAGGAGATCGTCACGGCTATCCGGTGGGCTTGACGTCAATACCGGACTCTTTGCGCTGCTGGGCGGTGATCGGGGCGGGTGCGCCGGTCAGCGGGTCAACACCGCCGCCGGTCTTGGGGAAGGCGATGACGTCGCGGATCGAGTCCGCCCCCGCCAGCAGCGCCGTGATGCGGTCCCAGCCGAACGCGATGCCGCCGTGCGGGGGTGCGCCGAACAGGAACGCCTCCAGCAGGAACCCGAACTTGTCTTCGGCTTCGGCCTGGTCGAGTCCCATGACCGCGAACACCCGTTCCTGAATATCGCGGCGGTGGATACGAATAGAGCCGCCGCCGATCTCGTGGCCGTTGCAGACGATGTCATAGGCGTCGGCCAACACCGCGCCCGGGTCGCTGTCCAGGAACTCCAGCGCCTCTGCCTTGGGGGCGGTGAACGCGTGGTGCACCGCTGTCCACGCACCAGCGCCGACCGTGACCTCACCCGCCGCGGTGGCCTCATCGGCGGGCTCGAAAAGCGGCGGATCGACCACCCAGACGAACGCCCACGCGTCCGGGTCGATCAGGCCCAGCCGCTGCGCGATTTCGGCGCGGGCCGCGCCCAGCAATGCCCGTGACGCCTTCACCGGCCCGGCGGAGAAGAAGATACAGTCCCCGGGCGACGCGCCGACATGAGCGGCCAAGCCGGCACGCTCGGCGTCGCTCAGGTTCTTGGCCACCGGACCGGACAGCGAACCGTCCTGGCCGACAAGCACATAGGCCAGGCCCTTGTGCCCGCGCTGTTTGGCCCAGTCCTGCCAAGCGTCCAGCGTGCGCCGCGGCTGCGCGGCCCCGCCCGGCATCACCACTGCACCGACATAGGGTGCCTGGAAGACCCGAAAAGCCGTGTGCCTGAAGAAGTCTGTGCATTCGACGAGTTCCAGTCCGAAACGCAGGTCGGGCTTGTCGGTGCCGAAACGCCGCATCGCCTCCGCGTAGCTGATCCGCGGGATCGGCGTGGGCAGGCGATAGCCGATCAACGCCCACACCGCGGCGAGGATCTCCTCGGAGATCGCGATGACGTCCTCGGCCGTGACGAAGCTCATCTCCATATCGAGCTGGGTGAACTCCGGCTGGCGGTCGGCGCGGAAGTCCTCGTCGCGGTAGCAGCGGGCGATCTGGTAGTAGCGTTCCATGCCGGCCACCATCAGCAGCTGTTTGAACAGCTGTGGGCTTTGCGGCAACGCGTAGAACATTCCCGGCTGCAGCCGGGCCGGCACCAAAAAGTCGCGCGCCCCTTCCGGAGTCGAGCGCGTCAGCGTCGGCGTCTCGATCTCGACGAAATCGTGCCGTGCGAGCACCTCGCGAGCGGCCGCATTCACCTTGGAGCGCAGCCGAATTGCCGAACCGGGTCCGTCGCGGCGAAGGTCGAGGTAGCGGTATTTCAACCGCAACTCCTCCCCCGCGGGCTCATCAAGCTGAAACGGCAGCGGCGCGCACTCGCCCAGCACGGTCAGCACTGTCGCGTTCACCTCGACCTCGCCGGTGGCCAGTTCCGGATTCTCGTTGCCGCGCGGGCGGATCTCGACGACACCGTCGACGGCGATGCAGAACTCGGTGCGCAATCGATGCGCCTGCGCCAGCACGTCGGCAGCGCGGAACACCACTTGCGCGACACCGGAAGCGTCGCGCAGATCGATGAAGATCACGCCGCCGTGGTCGCGGCGGCGGGCCACCCACCCGGCCAGTGTCACCTTCTGCCCGGCGTCGGATGCCCGCAACGAGCCCGCGGCGTGGCTGCGCAGCACTCACACTCCTCATCTCAAGGGGATCGTCTCAGGGGCAACGAGTGACCAGTCTAGAGGCGGTAATTTCGGTGCCATCGACACACACATCGCACTGGTCGGTCCGGGCGCCGTCGGCACGACGGTCGCCGCATTGCTGCACGCCGCCGGTCATCCGGTGCTGCTGTGCGGGCGCACCCCGCGCGAGCAGATCGAACTGCGGCCCGACGGCGCCGACCCGATCGTGGTGCCCGGGCCGGTGTGCACCGATCCCGCCGAGATCACCACGGCGGCCGACGTCGTCGTGCTGGCGGTCAAAGCCACCCAGAACGACGCCGCCCGCGGCTGGCTGGCCCGGCTGTGCGACGAGCGCACCGTGGTCGCCGTGCTGCAAAACGGTGTCGAGCACATCGAGCGGGTCCGGCCGCACTGCCCGTCCTCGGCCATTGTTCCCGGCATCGTGTGGTTTTCGGCGGAGACCCACCCGCAGGGCTGGGTGCGGTTGCGCGGGGAGGCGCGGCTGGTGTTGCCGACTGGAGCTGCTGCGGCGACGATCGCCGAGCTGCTGCGCAGCGCCGGGTGCACGGTGGACTGCGATCCCGACTTCACCACCGCGGCATGGCGCAAGCTGCTGGCCAACGCCGTCGCCGGCCTCATGGCGTTGTCCGGGCGGCGCTCGGGGATGTTCCGCCGCACCGATGTGGCCGCGCTGGCCCGCCGTTATGTCGCCGAATGCCTGGCGGCCGCCCGGGCCGAGGGCGCCCGGCTCGGCGACGAGGTGGCCGCGGAGCTGGTCGAGATGTTCCGCCGTGCTCCCGCCGATATGGGCACGTCGATGCTGGCCGACCGGGAAGCCGGCCGGCCACTGGAATGGGATATCCGCAACGGGGTCATCATCCGCAAAGCGCGTACGCACGGCCTGGCCACCCCGATCAGCGAGGTGGTGGTCCCGCTGCTGGCCGCCGCCAGCGACGGTCCCGGCTGAGCTGCGGCAGAACGCGGCGTCACGGACGCTGCCGGTGAGCACGCACACGATGGTCCGTGGGCCGGTTCGCCGCCCGCGTGGACCGGATCATATCGGCCAGCGCGGCCACCCGCGCGGTGACGCCGTCGAGCCGACCGGTGCCGCATCGCGTCGCAGACCGGCCGCGACACAGCCTGATGCGTTGATGCAATAACATCAATTGGGTGCGAACCACCCTGAATATCGACGACGACGTGATGACCGCCGCTCGTGAACTCGCCGCGAGCGAGCACCGTTCGCTCGGCGCGGTGATCTCCGAGCTGGCGCGCCGAGGCCTCATGCCGGCGCGTGTCGACGCCGCTGATGGACTGCCGGTGATTCGCGTGCCACCCGGCACGCCGCCGATCACGCCAGAGATGGTGCGGCGCGCGCTCGACGAGGATTGACGCCGCAATGGCACTGCTCGACGTCAACGCGCTGGTCGCGCTGGCGTGGGACTCGCACATTCACCATGTGCGGATCCGTGAGTGGTTTGCGGCCAACGCATCGGAGGGGTGGGCGACGTGCCCGATCACCGAGAGCGGGTTCGTGCGTGTGTCGACCAACCCAAAGGTGCTTGCCAGCCCGATCACCATCGCTGAGGCGCGACGTGTCGTAGCGGCCCTGCGCAACCTCACGGGTCACCGGTTCCTCGCCGACGACGTGTCGATGGTCGATGACGATGTGCCGCCGGTTGCCGGTCACCGGCAGGTGACCGACGCACACCTGCTGACGCTCGCCCGCCGCCGGGGTGTCCGTCTCGTCACCTTCGACACCGCCGTCGTCGCCCTTGCGCAGGGGCGCGACGTCGAGCTGCTGACCACACTCTGAACAATTCGGCGACCCCGGCGCCCGCCGCCACCGCCAACCCGGTATCCGCTGAGACCGGCGCCGACACCGAGAGTTCGCCAAAGCCGGCGCGGCGCAACAGAGTGTGCGAAGCTGAGGTCGCCCACCTCGGTGGCGGCCCCGTCACCGAGCAGCACCAGCCGCAGCGGAGGCGTGTGATGACCTTCAACGAGGGTGTGCAGATCGACACCACCACGACATCGACGTCCGGCGGCGGCGCAGGACGCGGGATCGCCATCGGCGGTGGCCTGGGTGGGCTGCTGATCGTGCTGCTGGCGTTGCTGTTTGGCGCCGATCCCGGTGATGTGCTCAGCCAGCATCCCGTCAACACGCGAGACGATGTGGCGCCCGGTTTCGATGTGAACAAATGCCGGACCGGGGCCGACGCCAACCGATACGTGCAATGCCGCGTGGTCGCCACCGGCAATTCGCTCGACGCCGTCTGGCACCAACTGATGCCCGGTTACACCCGCCCCCGGGTGCGGCTGTTCAGCGTGCGGGTGGACACCGGCTGCGGGCCGGCCACCAGCGATATCGGGCCGTTTTACTGTCCCGTGGATCGCACCGCATACTTCGACACCGACTTCTTTGAGGTGCTGAAAGACGAATTCGGTTCCAGCGGTGGGCCGTTGGCGCAGGAGTATGTGGTGGCCCACGAATTCGGCCACCACGTGCAGAACGTGGAGGGCCTGCTGGGCCGCGCCCAGCAGGGTGCCCAGGGCGCGCAGGGCAGCGGTGTGCGCACCGAATTGCAGGCCGATTGCTATGCCGGGGTGTGGGCGCACTATGCGGCAACGGTCAAACAGGAGAGCACCGGGGTGCCGTTCCTGGAGCCGTTGAGCGACAAGGATATCCACGACGCGTTGTCGGCGGCGGCGGCGGTGGGTGACGACCGCATCCAGCAGTCGGTGACCGGACACGTCAACCCGGAGTCGTGGACGCATGGTTCGTCAGCGCAGCGGCAGAAGTGGTTCACCGTGGGCTATCAGACGGGTGATCCCAACAAGTGCGACACGTTCGCCACCTATGACCTGGGTTAGGTTCGTCACCGCTGCGGTGATCGACCGGACGGCCGGAACCTCGACGGCTCACCGCTCGGGTGCTTTAGGCTGGACAGCGTGGCATCTGAGCGCGAGTCACGATCGCGGGGTAACAACCTCAAATGGGCGTTGGGGGCGGTGACTCTCATCGCGGTGGTGGCTACCGCCCTCGCGGTGACGTTACTGTTGAGCGGCGGTTCCGACCGAGACCCGGCCGCGAATGCACCGTCGAAGACGGGGTCCGACGCGGCGTCGGGCATCGCCAGCGCAAACGACACCGGACCGGTCGCGGTGATCACCGAAGATCCCAGCTGCGGCGCATGGACGTCCATCCACAACGACCTCGCATCCGGCGGGGAACTGCTGTGGAACGACCGGGATCTGTCGGTGCCGGCCTCAGCGTGGACGGATAAGCAGCGCGGCAAGTTCATGGCGGCGGCGCAGGCGATGCGCAGCGCCGCCGCGCAGACCGTGGGGCTGGCCAAGTTGACACCGCATCGCGTCATGCGCGAACTCTACGAGCAGTTCATCGCCTACGCGCGCGCCTATTCCGAACGTATCCCGAAATACACTCCGGCGGACAACAATTTGGCGGGCACCGCCAACAGTGCGTCGTCTGCGTTGGGGGCGATCTGCGCCGCGATTACCGATGGTTCCGCCGCGGCACGGGGCCCGATGGTTCCGCCGGTGGCCGCCCCGTCGCAGATCGCGCCGCTGGGCAACCCGGCGAATCCGCAAAGCTTCCTCACCAGCCCCACACCCGTGTGCGCCGAGTGGAAAGCGGCGCTGGATCAGTTCGGCCGCCAAACCGCCGACTGGCAAAAGATCGATCCCCGCATTCCCGCGATGTTGTGGAACCCGGAGCAGAAGGCGACCAACTACGCGGCAGCGTCTCTGATGAACACCTATGCCAGCAAGCTGGAACAGCTGGGCCGGCGCAGCGGAAACCCCATATTCCAGGATTTCGCCGAACTGTCCGCCCAGTATCGCCGGGCCTTCGTTCTGGCTGTGCCGACCTACACCCCGCCGGACAACCATCTGGCGAATGCCGCCAACTACGCGTCCACCATCATCCTGGGAGCCTGTGCGGCGCTAGCCGCGTGGTAGACACTCTGCTCACCCGCGGATGGCTGACACCGAGTCGGTCAGCAGCCGGCGAGCACGCTCGACGTCGATGACGGGGGGCGGCTGATCGCGAGCCGCCACCGGGTTGACGCTGACCATCACAACCAGATCACCCAGATAGGCGGCGTAGTTGTAAACCTCGCGGGACACCGACTTTCCGGCGGCGTTTGCCTGAATCTGCCGATGGGTGCCCACCGTTTGGGCACCGTTGATTCGCGGGGCGTCCACCGCGTCGATGACACCGCTGATCTTGCCGGCGTCGAACGTGACATGTTTGCAATTGTCCGGAATTCCGTTGAACGGCACGGCTTCGTTGGCCAGAACGGCGATCGAGTAAAACCTGTTGCCGTTCCCGTCGGCGGCCAGGACCGCCATCTTGCCTTGCAGCCCGAGCGGCAACCGCCGGCTCGCCGCGTAGTCGGCGCAGCCCGGCGGATCGAATTTCACTCCCGGGGGAAGCTTCTGCGGCCCCGCCATATTGGGGTCAATCCCGCTCGGCCCCTTGGTTGTGACCCGATACTCCGGACCGAAGGTGGACTTGACCGTGAACAGCTTGGCGATGTCGGGCGGGTGCGCCGAGTGGCTTGTCGAACACGCAGCCAGCCACCCCGCGCACATGACACCAACCACCGTCTTGTGTACCTGCACCCCCGCAATGTACCCAACGCGTTCGCGCGTCATCACCACAGGGCCGCCGGGTTCATCGACAACACTTGCGGCTCGCACCCACGCGCTACCCGGCCCGCGCTGCTGACACCGGTGACGCCGTCGATGATGCGCGGTTCAGCTCATCGACGAATTGCGTTGCCGCAACGAAAGTCGCCAACACCCCGGGCCTTGCATCGGCCCGGGGTGTTGGCGGCTGATCAGGTCAGGCCCAGCTGGAGCCGACGGCGGCGTCGGTGTCGGCCATATTGGAGCCGGCGGTCTGCACCTTGGCACCATGGGCATTGGCCTGCTCGTAGATCACCTGAAAGTTGCGACCCAACTCGGTGATGAACTGCTGGCAAGCCGCCGAACCGGCACCACCCCAAAAATCCCCAGCCGCAAGCACATCACGCACAATCGCCTGATGCTCAGCCTCCAACGCCATCGCCTGAGCACGAATCGTGGCGCCATGCGCATCCACATCACCAAACTGATAATTAATCGTCATAACCCAAAACTCCTCTGCCCTAGCTGCTCAACAACTGCTGAGAGGCCTGCTCCTGAGCCTCATAATTATTCGCGTCACGAATCAGCCCATCACGCACCCCATGCAACATATTCACAATGTTGCGAAACGCCTGATGCATCTGACCCATCGTGTCATACGACGTCATCTGCGCGGTCCCGCTCCACCCGGCACCGGCAATATTCTGCGACGACGCCCACATCTTGCGGGCCTCATCCTCCACCGTCTGAGCGTGCACATCAAAACGCCCAGCCATCGCCCGCATCTGATGCGGATCCGTCATAAAACGCGCAGGCACCCTACTCACTCCTTACCTTGAATCCGATGTGTGTTGATCACGTTGTGCTGCAACGGCATCGCCCTCCCACTATCCGCCGGCGGGTGAGCGGGGCACCACTTTGGGCGCTTTGGCGGCGATACTGCCCAGGCCGCGCCCGCTCAGTGCGCCCATGAGCGCCTGACCGAACGGACCGCCGGGCATGGACGACGCCTGCGGCGCCAGTGCCGGGGTCGCGACGCTGGCGTTCGGCAGCACCGGGGCGGCCCGGGTCATCGCCGGGGCTGCGGCCGACCAGGCCTGGGGCACCGAGAGCCCGCCCACCGACGTCGCGTGGGCCAGTTGCGCGGTGACCGCCGATCCCCAGGATTTGAGCTGGTTGCCCACACTGGCCACGATCGCCTGGAACTTGCCGTCGACGAGTTGGCCTACCGAGTTCAGCAATGTTCCGCTGATCCCTGACATATTCGACATCGCGCCCATCGAGCTGCCCGCGCTCATGAACATCCGGGCGGGGATGGTCGACATCATCGCCCCGTAATAGGCGACGTAGATCGGCAGCATCAGCGCCGTCGTCGGCACGCCGCTCAACACTGAGCCCAGACCCGAGCTGGAGATGGCCGATGCCAGTGAGCCCAGACCCAGATCGGTCAGCACCGTCGACAGGAACGAAGACCCGCCCGTCGACTCCACTGCTGCCGCGGTGGGTGTCGCCAGCTGGGTCAGCGCGGTCGGCACCAGCTGTGGAAGCGACCCCAGGATATTCGACGCGCCGGCCGCCTGGCTGGCCGCGCCGACGGCCTGGCTGACCGCGGCCTGCAGAGCACTCAGCGCGCCGCTGGCCACTTGCGGGGCGGCGCTGAAGGCCTGCAGGATCGTCGCCTCGGCTGAGGAGAGCGCGTAGCTGGTCATCATTGCGACGTCTTGGGCCCACATTTCGGCGTACTGGGCCTCGGTGGCCGCGATGGCGGCGGCGTTCTGCCCGAAGAAGTTCGTCGCGATCAAGGCCGCCAACTGGGCGCGGTTGGCTGCGATCACCGGCGGCGGCACCGTGGCCGCAAACGCCGTCTCAAACGCCGTCCCCGCGGCCTTGGCCTGGGCTGCCGCCTGCTCGGCCTGCGCTGCGGTGCCGGTGAGCCAGGACAAATACGCCTGGGCCGCACCCGTCATCGACGCCGACGACGGGCCCTGCCACGCGCCGGTCAGCCCGGCAATCACCGACTGGTAGGAGTTCGCCACCGCGGTCAAATCGGCGGCTAAGCTGTCCCAGGCTGCTGCGGCAGCCATCATCGGCCCCGACCCCGGACCGGAGTACATCATCCCTGAGATAACCTCCGGCGGCCATCCGGCAAAAACGCTCACAGCCTGCTCCCCCGTCAGCCGGTCACGGTGGCGTTGGCGGCTTCCGTCATCTCGTAGGCGCCGGCGTTGGAGCCCAGCGTGGCCACGAGCTGTTCGTGGATAGCTGCGGCCTGTGCGCTGACCGCCTGATACATCTGGGCGTGCGCGGCGAATTGAGCCGCGGTCAACGCTGACACCGGGTCGGCCGCAGCGGGAACCACACCGGTCGTCGGCCCGGCCGCGGCTGCATTGTTCGCAGCCATCGCCACACCGAGATCCTGCATATTCCCGGCCGCCGCCGTCAGCGTCTGCGGATTAGTGACCACAAACGACATGGGCTTTCCTCCTTCAACGATGCCGTCAAGCTCTGTGACCGACGGCGTTTCGCGTCACCACTCTTGAAGTTGTGACAGGGCGAGCAATCGTTACAGGCCTGTCAGAATACGGTTACAGCCCTGTCAGAATACTAGGCTCGCACAAACCACAGGGAGTGAACTTAGCGGAAATTCGGGGAAACACCACGACCCCACGGTGAGTTAATCTCGGCAACTCGCAGTCGCCGGCCCGGCCTCCGGTGGCGCGAGGCCTGCGCATGTCAACGGCGCGTCCGGACCTGAGAGCACTGCACCGCGGGAGGTTTCCGCACTCGGCGCTACGACATGTCGGCGTCCCGCGCCCACGCGATCACACCCGACCGAATGGGCGTCCTTCCCGCACACCTGGTGAGCGGGAAGGACGCCCACCGCCTCGGCCGGTCAGGGGATCAG
This window contains:
- a CDS encoding DUF7159 family protein produces the protein MDTVLGVSMAPTAVRMVLVEGEDADGVTVDEDNFEVTPVDDSATPSGPQQVVSAILGTLEAAAQSGYRVRSTGVTWTDPADAVVLRDVLAAHKVENVMLVSTFLAAVALAQTVGSATGYQHTGLLFVEPDTATLAVVDTSDGSVTDVRREALPEDDTEAVALLTAMVASADALPTHPQGVFVVGSDGVDVAAIKPALQAATSLAVNAPEEPETALARGAALASANAPLFASATAAMAYARDPGTGAIDPLAIAPAYLDVPASGSGEDGLAYSAVADDEAGATTLVGGGPDEYTAVAGQEDLRTGLYPDFHPEPGEQQPTTKPFLVAMGVLTLFVGGVVALVMSLAVAIRPHADKRPSLGQSVVAPASQAPVPPPAPQAPPPKAPAPAPPAPAAPAPAGPPAPALPAPPPVLPAPPPVLPAPPPVLPGPPPMLPMPGPPPGPPLPGIPGPPGPFGPPGPPVPHLPGPAIPHLPLPGIPGIPGL
- a CDS encoding transglycosylase family protein, with the protein product MAQINTTLSVETLCKAFVKAAIIAVVISVFIDPATGTAYADSIDWDAVAQCESGGNWSANTGNGRYGGLQFKQSTWEANGGVGSPADASREQQIAVAERVLATQGPEAWPKCGPDKRLFPTEVVTVLRSGHPVHTTLKKLWSKAIPH
- the aspS gene encoding aspartate--tRNA ligase, yielding MLRSHAAGSLRASDAGQKVTLAGWVARRRDHGGVIFIDLRDASGVAQVVFRAADVLAQAHRLRTEFCIAVDGVVEIRPRGNENPELATGEVEVNATVLTVLGECAPLPFQLDEPAGEELRLKYRYLDLRRDGPGSAIRLRSKVNAAAREVLARHDFVEIETPTLTRSTPEGARDFLVPARLQPGMFYALPQSPQLFKQLLMVAGMERYYQIARCYRDEDFRADRQPEFTQLDMEMSFVTAEDVIAISEEILAAVWALIGYRLPTPIPRISYAEAMRRFGTDKPDLRFGLELVECTDFFRHTAFRVFQAPYVGAVVMPGGAAQPRRTLDAWQDWAKQRGHKGLAYVLVGQDGSLSGPVAKNLSDAERAGLAAHVGASPGDCIFFSAGPVKASRALLGAARAEIAQRLGLIDPDAWAFVWVVDPPLFEPADEATAAGEVTVGAGAWTAVHHAFTAPKAEALEFLDSDPGAVLADAYDIVCNGHEIGGGSIRIHRRDIQERVFAVMGLDQAEAEDKFGFLLEAFLFGAPPHGGIAFGWDRITALLAGADSIRDVIAFPKTGGGVDPLTGAPAPITAQQRKESGIDVKPTG
- a CDS encoding oxidoreductase, whose protein sequence is MDTHIALVGPGAVGTTVAALLHAAGHPVLLCGRTPREQIELRPDGADPIVVPGPVCTDPAEITTAADVVVLAVKATQNDAARGWLARLCDERTVVAVLQNGVEHIERVRPHCPSSAIVPGIVWFSAETHPQGWVRLRGEARLVLPTGAAAATIAELLRSAGCTVDCDPDFTTAAWRKLLANAVAGLMALSGRRSGMFRRTDVAALARRYVAECLAAARAEGARLGDEVAAELVEMFRRAPADMGTSMLADREAGRPLEWDIRNGVIIRKARTHGLATPISEVVVPLLAAASDGPG
- a CDS encoding antitoxin, with the protein product MRTTLNIDDDVMTAARELAASEHRSLGAVISELARRGLMPARVDAADGLPVIRVPPGTPPITPEMVRRALDED
- a CDS encoding TA system VapC family ribonuclease toxin produces the protein MALLDVNALVALAWDSHIHHVRIREWFAANASEGWATCPITESGFVRVSTNPKVLASPITIAEARRVVAALRNLTGHRFLADDVSMVDDDVPPVAGHRQVTDAHLLTLARRRGVRLVTFDTAVVALAQGRDVELLTTL
- the ypfJ gene encoding KPN_02809 family neutral zinc metallopeptidase, which gives rise to MTFNEGVQIDTTTTSTSGGGAGRGIAIGGGLGGLLIVLLALLFGADPGDVLSQHPVNTRDDVAPGFDVNKCRTGADANRYVQCRVVATGNSLDAVWHQLMPGYTRPRVRLFSVRVDTGCGPATSDIGPFYCPVDRTAYFDTDFFEVLKDEFGSSGGPLAQEYVVAHEFGHHVQNVEGLLGRAQQGAQGAQGSGVRTELQADCYAGVWAHYAATVKQESTGVPFLEPLSDKDIHDALSAAAAVGDDRIQQSVTGHVNPESWTHGSSAQRQKWFTVGYQTGDPNKCDTFATYDLG
- a CDS encoding DUF5642 family protein is translated as MQVHKTVVGVMCAGWLAACSTSHSAHPPDIAKLFTVKSTFGPEYRVTTKGPSGIDPNMAGPQKLPPGVKFDPPGCADYAASRRLPLGLQGKMAVLAADGNGNRFYSIAVLANEAVPFNGIPDNCKHVTFDAGKISGVIDAVDAPRINGAQTVGTHRQIQANAAGKSVSREVYNYAAYLGDLVVMVSVNPVAARDQPPPVIDVERARRLLTDSVSAIRG